In Erigeron canadensis isolate Cc75 chromosome 7, C_canadensis_v1, whole genome shotgun sequence, one DNA window encodes the following:
- the LOC122607679 gene encoding zinc finger BED domain-containing protein DAYSLEEPER-like encodes MGNPIIKNEPRDDEAQATSKRKNSVIWEHVTLKSVDVKCTTSHLKQHVTFENCPQMSSRTLVSNTNGALPKKRYISTSGSAIGSLNQPCCRYEIAKMIIMHEYPLDMMDHLGFLDCVRALQPQFNVLSRDTIESDCSAFYAREKQALSNRISSIPGRVSLSLDMWSTDQSVCYVCIAGQFIDNNWKLNRKILGVKLLSFPESGSIFNHAVLSCITEWNLESKLFTVSLDESFSNETVTKYLRGILSSNNPLVLKGQLMISSCYSRVLTHLAQDALISTKETVKKVRDIVKYVVTAESQQKRFNDLKQKLQVPSTKSLDLDSQTQWNTTYHMLVAASELKEVFPCLDDFEPSYIKSPSMEEWKEVEVLCVFLKLLFDAANILVGPTFLTTDVFFHEVWKIQLALTNASMIGDRFIRKLTKPMHERFSKYWKDNSLVFAIAVIMDPRFKMKLVEFSFSKTYSSEAENQIKVVRDAVEELYLDYVVQMLPTPTFVVKENENGNDIEIGNGSENEERSVKEAIFLSTDDGLSDFDIYISETASLQNRKSELDQYLEESVLPRVHAFDVLGWWKVNRQKYPTLSKMAFDILCIPVSTVSQEFVFDSRRKKMNRYQCSLSPSTLESLVCAKDWLQHGSS; translated from the coding sequence ATGGGTAACCCTATAATCAAAAATGAACCACGTGATGATGAGGCACAGGCAACAAGCAAGAGAAAGAATTCTGTAATATGGGAACATGTCACACTTAAGAGTGTCGATGTAAAATGTACCACTAGCCACCTTAAGCAACATGTTACCTTTGAAAATTGCCCTCAAATGTCTTCACGTACCCTTGTTTCAAACACTAATGGTGCTCTCCCTAAAAAACGATACATAAGTACATCTGGATCTGCAATTGGTTCATTGAATCAGCCTTGTTGCAGATATGAGATTGCAAAGATGATTATTATGCATGAATATCCACTTGACATGATGGACCATCTTGGATTTTTGGATTGTGTCAGAGCTCTGCAACCTCAATTCAACGTCTTGTCCCGTGATACTATTGAAAGTGATTGTTCTGCTTTTTATGCAAGGGAAAAACAGGCCCTTTCGAATCGTATTTCTAGCATCCCAGGACGTGTTAGTCTTTCTTTGGATATGTGGTCTACAGATCAAAGTGTATGTTATGTCTGCATAGCGGGTCAATTCATTGATAACAATTGGAAGTTGAATCGAAAGATTCTTGGTGTTAAGCTGTTATCATTTCCCGAATCTGGATCTATTTTCAATCATGCAGTCCTTTCTTGCATAACTGAATGGAATTTAGAGTCAAAGCTATTTACAGTGTCTCTTGATGAATCTTTTTCAAATGAAACCGTGACAAAATACCTCAGAGGGATACTTTCTAGCAACAACCCGCTAGTTCTTAAAGGTCAACTCATGATTAGCAGTTGCTATTCTCGGGTTTTGACTCATCTTGCTCAAGATGCTTTAATTTCAACGAAGGAAACGGTTAAAAAAGTTCGTGATATTGTGAAGTATGTAGTGACAGCTGAAAGTCAACAAAAAAGATTCAATGATTTGAAACAAAAACTTCAGGTACCAAGTACCAAAAGTCTCGATCTTGACAGCCAAACGCAATGGAACACAACTTACCACATGTTAGTTGCTGCATCCGAATTAAAAGAGGTATTTCCATGTTTGGATGACTTTGAACCTAGTTACATAAAAAGCCCATCAATGGAAGAATGGAAAGAAGTTGAAGTTCTTTGTGTTTTCTTGAAACTCTTGTTTGATGCAGCCAATATTTTGGTGGGTCCCACATTTCTGACCACGGATGTGTTTTTTCATGAAGTGTGGAAAATCCAACTTGCGCTTACAAATGCATCAATGATTGGAGATAGGTTTATTAGGAAGTTGACAAAACCGATGCATGAAAGGTTTAGCAAGTACTGGAAAGATAACTCTCTGGTTTTTGCAATTGCAGTGATTATGGATCCCCGTTTTAAGATGAAGCTTGTGGAGTTTAGTTTTTCAAAAACCTACAGTTCTGAAGCTGAGAATCAGATAAAAGTTGTACGTGATGCTGTTGAGGAACTTTATCTTGATTATGTGGTGCAAATGCTTCCTACACCGACATTTGTTGTTAAGGAAAATGAGAATGGGAATGATATCGAGATTGGGAATGGAAGTGAAAATGAAGAGCGTTCAGTGAAAGAAGCCATTTTTCTTTCAACAGATGACGGGCTTTCTGATTTTGATATCTACATCTCTGAAACCGCAAGCCTTCAAAACAGGAAATCTGAATTAGATCAGTATTTGGAAGAATCAGTGCTACCCCGTGTGCATGCATTTGATGTTTTGGGCTGGTGGAAGGTGAACAGACAAAAATACCCGACGCTTTCTAAAATGGCTTTTGATATCTTGTGTATTCCTGTCTCTACAGTTTCTCAAGAATTCGTGTTTGACAGTAGGCGTAAGAAGATGAATAGATATCAATGTTCGTTAAGTCCATCGACTCTTGAATCACTTGTTTGTGCTAAAGATTGGTTGCAGCATGGATCTTCTTAG
- the LOC122607450 gene encoding protein FAR1-RELATED SEQUENCE 8-like isoform X1, translating into MEDSSDKSEDLLEDDGGDHEIDREQVLEIVNNDVDTESLFGIEGDDLENDSDLVLDLESNENDSEQVLDFESNDLEDKNQVGEFETNGHDPESVQMLGIETNNNNNCVHGDQGDKDNPPPVTGMEFDTYEDAYKYYYSYAKETGFAIRVKSSWTKRNSKEKRGAVLCCNCEGFKTLKEASSRRKETRTGCLAMIRLRLVYTGKWRLDEAKLDHNHSFDPDRLQSARSRKITEYGSKRKFDPTLDVEVRTIKLYRTPVLDSVCYGSSNETDLDIELSKNIRLNLNKGDAQVMIDYFCRVQLINPNFFYIMDFMDEGCVRNVFWIDSRARASYGYFGDVVALDTTCLTNKYKVPLVVFVGVNHHGQTISLGYGLLADESQETYTWLLRTWLTCMSGRPPQTLITDQRTTLQNAISEIFPRAHHRFCLPLVVDSIIENSGNLESEEFRSILNGIIYNSLKVDEFEMLWGEMIQRFDMIDNEWLRKLFEDREWWAPVYLKDTFFAGMFTFQPGESMVSFFHGYVHQQTSLKEFFEMHDLVFQNKMQKESFDDCESRESAPKLRTMCTYESQLSTVYTKEIFSRFQYEVEMMSTCFNVSQVNTSGSIITYMVTEQETEGNTIRNVEVMYDKIGVEIRCICSCYNFKGYLCRHALAVLNHNGIEEIPSQYILSRWRKDFKRLYVPDFGSDNMDITNMVQRYVHLHKRALQVVEEGMTSQEHYMVAWQAFKESLSNVRLVADKPVQN; encoded by the coding sequence ATGGAAGACAGTTCTGATAAAAGTGAAGATCTTCTCGAGGACGATGGTGGTGATCATGAAATTGACAGAGAACAAGTATTGGAAATTGTAAACAACGACGTGGATACTGAATCACTGTTTGGGATTGAAGGTGATGACTTGGAGAATGACAGTGATCTAGTCCTTGACCTTGAAAGCAATGAAAATGACAGTGAGCAAGTTCTCGATTTTGAAAGTAATGATCTTGAAGATAAGAACCAAGTGGGCGAGTTTGAAACCAACGGCCATGATCCCGAGAGTGTTCAAATGCTCGGGATTGAaactaataacaataacaattgtGTGCACGGTGATCAAGGAGACAAAGACAACCCTCCACCAGTTACAGGGATGGAATTCGATACATATGAAGATGCGTATAagtattattattcttatgcTAAAGAAACCGGATTTGCTATCCGGGTCAAATCTTCATGGACAAAACGTAACAGCAAAGAGAAAAGGGGTGCAGTTCTTTGTTGCAACTGTGAAGGTTTCAAGACTTTAAAGGAAGCAAGTAGTAGAAGAAAGGAAACAAGAACGGGTTGTTTGGCAATGATTAGGTTGAGATTAGTGTATACTGGTAAATGGCGGTTGGATGAAGCTAAACTTGATCACAATCATTCGTTTGATCCTGATCGACTCCAAAGTGCCAGGTCACGTAAAATAACGGAATATGGATCAAAACGTAAATTTGATCCAACTTTAGATGTGGAAGTGAGAACAATCAAGCTCTATCGAACCCCTGTTCTAGATTCAGTTTGTTATGGAAGTTCAAATGAAACAGACTTGGATATCGAGCTTTCAAAGAATATACGTTTAAACCTGAACAAAGGAGATGCCCAAGTTATGATTGATTATTTTTGTAGGGTTCAGCTAATAAACCCGAACTTTTTTTACATCATGGATTTCATGGATGAAGGTTGTGTAAGAAACGTCTTTTGGATCGATTCTAGGGCACGGGCTTCATATGGGTACTTTGGAGATGTGGTTGCATTAGATACAACATGTTTGACAAACAAATATAAAGTACCGCTAGTGGTGTTTGTCGGTGTGAATCACCATGGTCAAACTATATCACTCGGATATGGTTTGCTTGCTGATGAAAGTCAAGAAACATATACATGGTTATTAAGAACATGGTTAACTTGCATGTCAGGACGCCCTCCACAAACCCTAATTACAGACCAGAGAACGACCTTGCAAAATGCTATTTCTGAAATTTTTCCTCGGGCTCATCATCGTTTTTGTTTGCCTCTTGTTGTGGATAGCATTATCGAGAACTCTGGTAATTTAGAGTCCGAGGAATTTCGATCAATACTTAATGGCATAATCTATAATTCATTGAAAGTGGATGAGTTTGAAATGTTGTGGGGTGAAATGATCCAACGATTTGATATGATCGACAACGAATGGTTACGGAAATTGTTTGAAGACCGAGAGTGGTGGGCCCCAGTTTACTTGAAAGACACGTTTTTCGCAGGGATGTTCACTTTTCAACCGGGTGAGTCCATGGTTTCGTTTTTCCACGGGTATGTCCATCAACAAACCTCTTTAAAAGAATTCTTCGAGATGCATGATTTagtttttcaaaacaaaatgcaaaaaGAATCATTCGATGATTGTGAGTCAAGAGAGTCAGCCCCAAAGTTAAGAACGATGTGCACCTATGAGTCACAGCTTTCCACAGTATACACAAAAGAAATATTTTCCCGTTTCCAGTATGAGGTCGAAATGATGTCAACTTGTTTCAATGTGTCACAAGTGAATACTAGTGGGTCTATCATCACTTACATGGTCACGGAGCAAGAAACTGAGGGAAATACCATAAGAAATGTTGAAGTAATGTATGATAAAATAGGTGTCGAGATCAGATGCATATGTAGCTGTTATAATTTCAAAGGTTATTTATGTAGACATGCATTGGCGGTACTAAACCATAATGGGATAGAAGAAATCCCAAGTCAATATATATTGTCTAGATGGAGGAAAGATTTTAAACGGCTGTATGTACCTGATTTTGGCTCTGATAACATGGATATCACAAACATGGTCCAGCGGTATGTACACTTGCATAAACGGGCTTTACAAGTCGTGGAGGAAGGTATGACGTCTCAAGAACATTACATGGTTGCTTGGCAAGCGTTTAAAGAGTCATTGAGTAACGTCCGTTTAGTAGCAGACAAGCCTgttcaaaattaa
- the LOC122607450 gene encoding protein FAR1-RELATED SEQUENCE 8-like isoform X2 — MEDSSDKSEDLLEDDGGDHEIDREQVLEIVNNDVDTESLFGIEGDDLENDSDLVLDLESNENDSEQVLDFESNDLEDKNQVGEFETNGHDPESVQMLGIETNNNNNCVHGDQGDKDNPPPVTGMEFDTYEDAYKYYYSYAKETGFAIRVKSSWTKRNSKEKRGAVLCCNCEGFKTLKEASSRRKETRTGCLAMIRLRLVYTGKWRLDEAKLDHNHSFDPDRLQSARSRKITEYGSKRKFDPTLDVEVRTIKLYRTPVLDSVCYGSSNETDLDIELSKNIRLNLNKGDAQVMIDYFCRVQLINPNFFYIMDFMDEGCVRNVFWIDSRARASYGYFGDVVALDTTCLTNKYKVPLVVFVGVNHHGQTISLGYGLLADESQETYTWLLRTWLTCMSGRPPQTLITDQRTTLQNAISEIFPRAHHRFCLPLVVDSIIENSGNLESEEFRSILNGIIYNSLKVDEFEMLWGEMIQRFDMIDNEWLRKLFEDREWWAPVYLKDTFFAGMFTFQPGESMVSFFHGHALAVLNHNGIEEIPSQYILSRWRKDFKRLYVPDFGSDNMDITNMVQRYVHLHKRALQVVEEGMTSQEHYMVAWQAFKESLSNVRLVADKPVQN, encoded by the exons ATGGAAGACAGTTCTGATAAAAGTGAAGATCTTCTCGAGGACGATGGTGGTGATCATGAAATTGACAGAGAACAAGTATTGGAAATTGTAAACAACGACGTGGATACTGAATCACTGTTTGGGATTGAAGGTGATGACTTGGAGAATGACAGTGATCTAGTCCTTGACCTTGAAAGCAATGAAAATGACAGTGAGCAAGTTCTCGATTTTGAAAGTAATGATCTTGAAGATAAGAACCAAGTGGGCGAGTTTGAAACCAACGGCCATGATCCCGAGAGTGTTCAAATGCTCGGGATTGAaactaataacaataacaattgtGTGCACGGTGATCAAGGAGACAAAGACAACCCTCCACCAGTTACAGGGATGGAATTCGATACATATGAAGATGCGTATAagtattattattcttatgcTAAAGAAACCGGATTTGCTATCCGGGTCAAATCTTCATGGACAAAACGTAACAGCAAAGAGAAAAGGGGTGCAGTTCTTTGTTGCAACTGTGAAGGTTTCAAGACTTTAAAGGAAGCAAGTAGTAGAAGAAAGGAAACAAGAACGGGTTGTTTGGCAATGATTAGGTTGAGATTAGTGTATACTGGTAAATGGCGGTTGGATGAAGCTAAACTTGATCACAATCATTCGTTTGATCCTGATCGACTCCAAAGTGCCAGGTCACGTAAAATAACGGAATATGGATCAAAACGTAAATTTGATCCAACTTTAGATGTGGAAGTGAGAACAATCAAGCTCTATCGAACCCCTGTTCTAGATTCAGTTTGTTATGGAAGTTCAAATGAAACAGACTTGGATATCGAGCTTTCAAAGAATATACGTTTAAACCTGAACAAAGGAGATGCCCAAGTTATGATTGATTATTTTTGTAGGGTTCAGCTAATAAACCCGAACTTTTTTTACATCATGGATTTCATGGATGAAGGTTGTGTAAGAAACGTCTTTTGGATCGATTCTAGGGCACGGGCTTCATATGGGTACTTTGGAGATGTGGTTGCATTAGATACAACATGTTTGACAAACAAATATAAAGTACCGCTAGTGGTGTTTGTCGGTGTGAATCACCATGGTCAAACTATATCACTCGGATATGGTTTGCTTGCTGATGAAAGTCAAGAAACATATACATGGTTATTAAGAACATGGTTAACTTGCATGTCAGGACGCCCTCCACAAACCCTAATTACAGACCAGAGAACGACCTTGCAAAATGCTATTTCTGAAATTTTTCCTCGGGCTCATCATCGTTTTTGTTTGCCTCTTGTTGTGGATAGCATTATCGAGAACTCTGGTAATTTAGAGTCCGAGGAATTTCGATCAATACTTAATGGCATAATCTATAATTCATTGAAAGTGGATGAGTTTGAAATGTTGTGGGGTGAAATGATCCAACGATTTGATATGATCGACAACGAATGGTTACGGAAATTGTTTGAAGACCGAGAGTGGTGGGCCCCAGTTTACTTGAAAGACACGTTTTTCGCAGGGATGTTCACTTTTCAACCGGGTGAGTCCATGGTTTCGTTTTTCCACGG ACATGCATTGGCGGTACTAAACCATAATGGGATAGAAGAAATCCCAAGTCAATATATATTGTCTAGATGGAGGAAAGATTTTAAACGGCTGTATGTACCTGATTTTGGCTCTGATAACATGGATATCACAAACATGGTCCAGCGGTATGTACACTTGCATAAACGGGCTTTACAAGTCGTGGAGGAAGGTATGACGTCTCAAGAACATTACATGGTTGCTTGGCAAGCGTTTAAAGAGTCATTGAGTAACGTCCGTTTAGTAGCAGACAAGCCTgttcaaaattaa